The region CGGGTCGATCGCCACCAGGGCGCCGCGCTGATTGCCGAAGGCCTCCTCCGCCACTTTCTGCAGGCCCAGGTCGATGGATAGCTGGATGTCCGAACCCGGCACCGGATCGATGCGGCGCAGGGTGCGCACGGGACGTCCGCCGGCGGTCACCTCGACCTCCTCCAGCCCGGTGCGGCCGTGCAACTGGGTTTCCCAGGTTTTCTCCACGCCCTTCTTGCCGATGTTTTCCGTGCCGCGGTAGTTGCCCAGCTCGCCGGCGGCGTCCAGATCCTCGACATCGTTGTCGGCGATGCGGCCGATGTAGCCGACCACGTGCGCCGCGGCCACGCCCTGCGGATACTCGCGCACCCACCGCGCGCGCAACTCGACACCCGGGAACTGGAAAGCATGCGCGGCGAACCACGCGGCCTCGGTCTCGTTCAGATTGTTGCGTAATACCAGATTGGCGTAGCGGCTGGACTCCGCCACCTTGCGCTTGAAGCGGCGCTGGTCGGACGGGCTGACGTACACCACCTGCGTCATCGCCTGGAACAGCTTGTCCAGGTTGCCGGCATTGGCCGGCACGACTTCCAGGGTATAGGTGCGGTAATTACGCGCCAGCACCACGCCGTTGCGATCGAGGATGTCGCCGCGGCGCGGCGGGATCGGCACCACCGCGATGCGGTTGCGGTCGGCGCGCTCGGACAAGCCTTCGTAGCGGTCTACCTGCAACAGCCAGAACCGGCCGACCAGCCCGGCGAAGCAGGCCAGCGCGAACAGGCCGCCCACCCAGGCTCGCAGCCGGAAGCGCTGTTTCTGCTGCAGGCCGGTTTTCTTGAATTCAAACATGAAGGAACAAAGCCGGGCTCAGACCGACGCCGACTCGACGTCGTCGGCGCCGCGCGTCGGAAGATGCAGCACCCAGCCGACCAGGGGCCATACGGCGGCGGTCAAACCCACGCCTATCGCCCAGCCCCAGCCCGGCCATTTACCGGCCATCCAGGCATGGATCACGGTGGTCAGCAGATGCGCGCCGAAGAAGATGGGCAGCATGTGCATGGCCTGGCTCCACAGATCGAAGCGCTGCAGGCGGCGATGCAGGATGATGGCGCCGTAGGCCACCAGCGTATAGCGCAGGGCGGTATCGCCCAGCACGCTGGCATCGTGGACATCCATCAACAAGCCGAAGATGAAGGCGGTGACCATGCCGACCCGGCGAGGCTCGTGTACGCACCAGAAGGCAATGACCAGCATCAGCACGTCAGGCGCCTGCGGCCACAGGCGCCACGGCAACAGCGACGCCAGCCAGACCACGATCAGGGAACCCCAAACCAGAAAGCCATGCGCCGGCCGCACCAGGCGCTCGGGTTCGACCGAACGGCGATTGCGCACCAGGGATATGCGATCCGTGCTGGAAGATTCAGTCTGCTTTGTCCGGCTCACTGGGCTCGACCTCCTTGCGGTTGGACTCGGCACGACTCACGTCCACCTGCAGCACCAGGAAATGGCGATAACGTTCGGGATGGGCGAGCGGTTCGCACAAGGCGCGCGCGAAGCCCGACGCGGTGTCCCGCTCAACCGATTTCACCTTCGCCACGGGCAGGCCGGCCGGGAACAGGCCGCCGACGCCGCTGGTGACGAGTGTATCGCCTTCCTTGATGTCGGCATTGGCGGACAGGTAACGGACCTCCATATTGCCTGGCGAGTTCCCGCCGAACGCAATAAGCCGCAGACCGTTACGTAATAACTGCACCGGAATCGATACCTGCTCGTCCGTGACCAGTGCGGCTTCGGCCGTCATTGGCGTGACGCGCACGACCTGGCCGACCACGCCGCCTTCGTCGATCACGGGCATGCCGGGCGCCAGACCCTGGTTGCTGCCTTTGTTGAACACCAGACGCTGGTTGAAGGAATTGGGCGGTTCGTACAGGACTTCCACCACCACGGCCTGCTGCGACAGCGTGTCGGTCACGCCGAGCAGACGGCGCAGCTGGGAATTTTCAGCGGCCAGTTGGGCGGCATGCGTCGCCACCTGGGCCAGTTCGATGCGCTGGCGCTGCAAGGCCTCGTTTTCGCTGCGCACCAGATTCGCGGCATTGAACCACTCGTTGACCTGCTGCACCACGTCGCGCGGCAGCAGCACCACGCGTTGAAAGGGGTACAGGACCACCGAGACGGCGCGCCGCATGGGTTCCATGACGTGCCACTGGGCGTCGCCCAGCAACAATGCCAGCGCGAGCACGACCAGGACGACCAGCCGAGCCTCGGCGGGCAGTCCTTGTCTGAATAGCCGCGGAGCGGTGCCGTGATGTTGGGGCATGGATACTCACAGGCAAGAAGCCCGGTTCCAGGCCGCCCCGCCGCTGCCACCCGGCAGGTAGCGTCGGAAAGGCGGGATAAATCAATCGTTGATGAAAATGGCGCCCAGCTTTTCCAGATGTTCCAGCGCCTCGCCGCAACCGCGCACCACGCAGGTCAGCGGATCATCGGCCACGACCACCGGCAGGCCGGTTTCTTCCTGCAGCAGGCGGTCGAGGTCGCGCAGCAGCGCGCCGCCACCGGTCAGGGCGATGCCCTTGTCGGTGATGTCGGCGCCCAGTTCCGGCGGAGTCTGTTCCAACGCGATTTTCACGGCGGAGACGATCTGGTTCAGCGGGTCCGTCAGCGATTCCAGGATTTCGTTCGACGAAACCGTGAAGCTGCGCGGGACGCCTTCGGCCAGGTTACGGCCCTTGACTTCGATTTCGCGCACTTCCGAACCGGGGAAGGCGGAACCGATCTGTTTCTTGATGAGTTCTGCAGTGGGTTCGCCGATCAACATGCCGTAGTTGCGACGGATGTAGTTGACGATGGCCTCGTCGAACTTGTCGCCGCCGACGCGGACCGAACCCTTGTAAACCATGCCGCCCAGCGAGATCACCGCCACTTCGGTGGTGCCGCCGCCGATGTCCACCACCATCGAGCCACTGGCGTCCGAAACCGCCAGGCCGGCGCCGATGGCCGCGGCCATGGGCTCTTCGATCAGGTAGACATGGGAAGCACCGGCACCCAACGCGGATTCGCGGATGGCGCGGCGTTCGACCTGGGTCGAACCGCAGGGGACGCAAACGATGATACGCGGGCTGGGAGCCAGCATATTGCGCGGATGCACCATGCGGATGAATTGTTTCAGCATCTGCTCGGTGACGGTGAAGTCGGCGATGACGCCGTCCTTCATCGGGCGGATGGCTTCGATGTTGCCGGGAACACGTCCCAGCATTTGTTTTGCTTCGTGACCGACAGCCTGGATGATCTTCTTGCCATTGGGGCCGCCTTCGTGACGAATGGCGACGACCGAGGGTTCATCCAACACAATGCCTTTGCCGCGAACGTAGATCAGCGTGTTGGCGGTGCCAAGGTCGATCGCCATATCGCTGGAAAAGTAACTACGCAGAAATCCGAACATGGATGGGGGCTCAGCTAAATTCAGGAATTGGGTACGCGCTGCTACCGGGCGTTAGCCTGCATGGCGGGCCCGCCTACGGGTTGCAGCGATTAAACCGTGAATCATAACTTATAATTTCCCGGGAAATAGGCGGCTTTTTCCGGCTATTCCTCGGTTTGTAACGGAAAGGTCGTGGTGGCCGTATGCTTGGCCGCCCTTCCGATACCCAGGGACTTACTGCGGCGCGACCGGGCAAAGGCCCCGTACGCGACAACCGCTTCCACCTGCCTGTCTCAACTTTTATTACATCCCCATGGCGCTGAACGAAAAAGACGTGGCCCGCATTGCCCGGCTGGCCCGCATCGAGCTCACCCCGGAACGCCTGACGCGTGCGCAGGACGAGCTCAACGGCATGCTGCACATCATCGAACGGCTCCAGGCCGTCGATACGCAGGGTGTGGAACCCCTGGCCCATCCGCTGTCGGCCCACGAAGACATCGTGCTGCGCCTGCGCGAGGACGCCGTCACGGAAACCGCCTCGACCGAGCGCCGCGCGGAACTGCTGGCCAACGCCCCGGAAGCGGCCGACGGCCTGTTCCTGGTTCCCAAGGTTCTGGAATGACCATGACGAAACCCGCTCTGCACACTGAATTCGAAGACATCGCCGCCCTGCGCGCCGCCCTGGACCAGCGCAAGGTCAGCGCGGTGGAACTGGCGCAAAGTGCCCTGGACGCGGCCCAGGCCGCGCAGGACCTGAATGCTTTCCTGCATATCGACGCCGAGCTGACCCTGACGCAGGCGCGCGCCGCCGACGCGGCCATCGCCGCCGGTAATGCCGGTCCGCTGGCGGGCATCCCCATCGCCCACAAGGACGCCTTCGTCACGCGCGGCTGGCGCAGCACCGCGGGCAGCAAGATGCTGGCCGACTACGTCAGCCCGTTCGACGCCACCGTGGTCGAGCGCCTGCAACAGGCCGGCGCGGTGTCCATTGGCAAATTGAACTGCGACGAGTTCGCCATGGGCTCGGGCAATGAGAACTCCGCCTTCGGCGCGGTGCGCAACCCCTGGGACACGGCCGCCGTGCCCGGCGGCTCGTCGGGCGGCTCGGCCGCCGCGGTGGCCGCCCGTCTGGTCGCGGCCACCACCGGTACCGACACCGGCGGCTCCGTGCGCCAGCCCGCGGCCCTGTGCGGCGTCACCGGCATCAAGCCCACGTATGGCACGGTGTCGCGCTACGGCATGATCGCCTTCGGTTCCAGCCTGGATCAGGCCGGCCCGCTGGCCGCCAGCAGCCGCGATGCGCTGGCCCTGCTCGACGCCATGTCGGGCTTCGATTCCCGCGACGCCACCAGCCTGGAGAAATGCGACGGCGTGGTGAACGAGCCCGGCCGCATCGGCCGCGCCTACACCGCCGCCCAGGCCGCTT is a window of Bordetella sp. N DNA encoding:
- the mreD gene encoding rod shape-determining protein MreD, translated to MSLVRNRRSVEPERLVRPAHGFLVWGSLIVVWLASLLPWRLWPQAPDVLMLVIAFWCVHEPRRVGMVTAFIFGLLMDVHDASVLGDTALRYTLVAYGAIILHRRLQRFDLWSQAMHMLPIFFGAHLLTTVIHAWMAGKWPGWGWAIGVGLTAAVWPLVGWVLHLPTRGADDVESASV
- the mreC gene encoding rod shape-determining protein MreC, encoding MPQHHGTAPRLFRQGLPAEARLVVLVVLALALLLGDAQWHVMEPMRRAVSVVLYPFQRVVLLPRDVVQQVNEWFNAANLVRSENEALQRQRIELAQVATHAAQLAAENSQLRRLLGVTDTLSQQAVVVEVLYEPPNSFNQRLVFNKGSNQGLAPGMPVIDEGGVVGQVVRVTPMTAEAALVTDEQVSIPVQLLRNGLRLIAFGGNSPGNMEVRYLSANADIKEGDTLVTSGVGGLFPAGLPVAKVKSVERDTASGFARALCEPLAHPERYRHFLVLQVDVSRAESNRKEVEPSEPDKAD
- a CDS encoding rod shape-determining protein, whose amino-acid sequence is MFGFLRSYFSSDMAIDLGTANTLIYVRGKGIVLDEPSVVAIRHEGGPNGKKIIQAVGHEAKQMLGRVPGNIEAIRPMKDGVIADFTVTEQMLKQFIRMVHPRNMLAPSPRIIVCVPCGSTQVERRAIRESALGAGASHVYLIEEPMAAAIGAGLAVSDASGSMVVDIGGGTTEVAVISLGGMVYKGSVRVGGDKFDEAIVNYIRRNYGMLIGEPTAELIKKQIGSAFPGSEVREIEVKGRNLAEGVPRSFTVSSNEILESLTDPLNQIVSAVKIALEQTPPELGADITDKGIALTGGGALLRDLDRLLQEETGLPVVVADDPLTCVVRGCGEALEHLEKLGAIFIND
- the gatC gene encoding Asp-tRNA(Asn)/Glu-tRNA(Gln) amidotransferase subunit GatC is translated as MALNEKDVARIARLARIELTPERLTRAQDELNGMLHIIERLQAVDTQGVEPLAHPLSAHEDIVLRLREDAVTETASTERRAELLANAPEAADGLFLVPKVLE
- the gatA gene encoding Asp-tRNA(Asn)/Glu-tRNA(Gln) amidotransferase subunit GatA gives rise to the protein MTKPALHTEFEDIAALRAALDQRKVSAVELAQSALDAAQAAQDLNAFLHIDAELTLTQARAADAAIAAGNAGPLAGIPIAHKDAFVTRGWRSTAGSKMLADYVSPFDATVVERLQQAGAVSIGKLNCDEFAMGSGNENSAFGAVRNPWDTAAVPGGSSGGSAAAVAARLVAATTGTDTGGSVRQPAALCGVTGIKPTYGTVSRYGMIAFGSSLDQAGPLAASSRDALALLDAMSGFDSRDATSLEKCDGVVNEPGRIGRAYTAAQAAYDGAGARPLAGLRIGVPAEYFGAGLADDVQAAVEAALRQFEELGAVRVPVSLPRTELAIPAYYVIAPAEASSNLSRYDGVRFGHRAAEYGDLNEMISRSRAEGFGDEVKRRILIGTYVLSHGYYDAYYLQAQRLRRLIAQDFQRALGEQCDVIMGPVAPTVAKNIGDNRDDPTADWLADIYTLGVSLAGLPAMSVPCGFGQGDHARRPVGLQIIGNYFDEGRLLAIADRYQQVTDWHRRVPSKQDA